One Myxococcota bacterium genomic window carries:
- a CDS encoding RNA-binding protein — MPPGPRRGPGTEVSVLGKKLYVGNLPYTTNDADLRALFEKHGRVESANVISDRETGRSRGFGFVEMESEAAETARNALDGQDFGGRKLRVSEANERRGPGGPGGPRGGGPRGGGGGFRDRDRDRY; from the coding sequence GTGCCCCCCGGTCCTAGGAGAGGACCCGGCACCGAGGTATCTGTTTTGGGTAAGAAGCTCTACGTCGGGAACCTTCCGTACACCACCAACGACGCGGATCTCCGTGCGCTCTTCGAGAAGCACGGCCGGGTCGAGTCGGCCAACGTGATCTCGGATCGCGAGACGGGCCGATCGCGAGGCTTCGGCTTCGTCGAGATGGAATCCGAAGCTGCCGAGACGGCGCGCAACGCGCTCGACGGTCAGGACTTTGGCGGCCGCAAGCTGCGCGTCAGCGAAGCGAACGAGCGCCGTGGTCCCGGTGGTCCCGGCGGTCCGCGCGGTGGTGGGCCGCGCGGCGGCGGTGGCGGGTTCCGCGACCGCGATCGCGACCGCTATTAA
- a CDS encoding pyridoxamine 5'-phosphate oxidase family protein, translating to MADTRMSRSEREAFLAAVRVGVLSIEERGRGPLTVPVWYGYEPGGEVWFVTDRDSRKGKLLLSVDRISLCVQTETPPYKYLSVEGRIAGIERADLERHRRVLAHRYLGKEMGDAYLAQSGSGDGDILVRLRPERWLSVDYGKAFG from the coding sequence ATGGCCGACACCCGCATGAGCCGCAGCGAGCGCGAGGCCTTCCTGGCCGCCGTGCGCGTCGGAGTCCTCTCGATCGAGGAGCGCGGCCGCGGCCCGCTCACCGTGCCCGTCTGGTACGGCTACGAGCCCGGCGGCGAAGTCTGGTTCGTGACCGACCGCGACTCGCGCAAGGGCAAGCTGCTCCTGTCCGTGGACCGCATCAGCCTGTGCGTGCAGACCGAGACGCCGCCGTACAAGTACCTGTCCGTCGAAGGCCGCATCGCCGGCATCGAGCGCGCCGACCTCGAGCGACACCGCCGCGTGTTGGCCCACCGCTACCTGGGCAAGGAGATGGGCGATGCCTACCTCGCCCAGAGCGGGAGCGGCGACGGCGACATCCTGGTGCGGCTGCGGCCGGAGCGGTGGCTCAGCGTGGACTATGGGAAGGCGTTCGGGTGA
- a CDS encoding DUF3047 domain-containing protein, translating into MHKTSAQGALADRWARLTAALPADLRARTIAEARVVRLPGNVPPWTDTGLRLAKGEEVSVLAEGRIVTSEAAGLSFGPRFALWARIGGRGPIWTGTRDTQSFRAERDGALELAVYNGEWKTPDGVLATPVEAYAGTSGALDVLVVRWRGDAQPGLAALASTSPGEPLVSAELERLAAPAVRPAGWSYLWFLGQSEVYRAQRVGASHSIACRCQDDVAILRRPIDLALDAESEIRWRWKIDRLPSSQPEDSLLSHDYLSVALEFDDGRDLSWFWSSSLPIGKSFACPIPQWTPRETHQVVRTGAAGLGAWQSERRAILADHAAAIGGATPRRAVAVWLIATSIFQHGLGEAEFADIAVESGGKTVEVIG; encoded by the coding sequence GTGCACAAGACCAGCGCCCAGGGCGCGCTCGCCGATCGGTGGGCCAGACTGACTGCCGCGTTGCCGGCCGATCTGCGCGCGCGCACGATCGCCGAGGCCCGCGTCGTGCGCCTGCCCGGGAACGTTCCGCCGTGGACGGACACCGGCCTGCGCCTCGCCAAGGGCGAGGAGGTCTCGGTGCTGGCCGAGGGACGGATCGTGACCTCCGAGGCCGCGGGTCTCTCGTTCGGGCCGCGCTTCGCGCTCTGGGCCCGGATCGGCGGGCGCGGCCCGATCTGGACCGGCACGCGCGACACGCAGAGCTTCCGGGCCGAGCGCGACGGCGCGCTCGAGCTCGCGGTCTACAACGGCGAGTGGAAGACGCCCGACGGCGTGCTGGCGACGCCCGTCGAGGCCTACGCGGGAACGAGCGGCGCGCTCGACGTGCTGGTCGTGCGCTGGCGCGGCGACGCGCAGCCGGGTCTGGCGGCGCTGGCCAGCACGAGCCCGGGCGAGCCGCTCGTGAGTGCCGAGCTCGAGAGACTCGCCGCGCCCGCCGTGCGACCTGCCGGCTGGAGCTACCTGTGGTTCCTGGGCCAGAGCGAGGTGTACCGCGCGCAGCGCGTGGGGGCGAGTCACTCGATCGCCTGCCGCTGCCAGGACGACGTGGCGATCCTGCGCCGCCCGATCGACCTGGCGCTCGATGCGGAGAGTGAGATCCGCTGGCGCTGGAAGATCGACCGGCTGCCCTCGAGCCAGCCCGAAGACTCGCTTCTGAGTCACGACTATCTCTCGGTCGCGCTCGAGTTCGACGACGGCCGAGACCTGTCGTGGTTCTGGAGCTCGAGCCTGCCGATCGGAAAGAGCTTCGCCTGCCCGATCCCGCAGTGGACCCCGCGCGAGACGCACCAGGTCGTGCGCACGGGTGCGGCGGGCCTGGGCGCGTGGCAGTCGGAGCGGCGCGCCATCCTGGCCGATCACGCGGCCGCGATCGGCGGCGCCACGCCGCGCCGCGCGGTGGCCGTCTGGCTGATCGCCACGAGCATCTTCCAGCACGGCCTGGGCGAGGCCGAGTTCGCAGACATCGCCGTCGAGAGCGGCGGCAAGACCGTCGAGGTGATTGGCTGA
- a CDS encoding MMPL family transporter → MSERATTRFGHFVVRRRVPIAFLLILSTGFFFYPIANAIFSAAGHPLPGPKVRVGSDARAQLPDHPFIHAQAKFAGDFGNATPVAILYTVDEGTIYTPENLAKIDAITKSLDGWDYDPRADERKAEKQRLDQEGKKSKAEIAAELDRRFPPYPVNHDTVRSITHLSTRIIEYEKDGTLNANLLMENPPDTQKEADEIHRKANELMPDEARRLLVSPDEKAALITAGFVTDRLSSLEVYRAVFDHLMALQKREADDKHHVYITGAPLAVGYLLAHSREIGLSVVAAVFAIFALLWAYFRRWHGVLIPMVAAFATVIWGTGFTGWAGIAFDPLVLVIPMLITARAVSHTVQMAERFFEDYERLFPIYGDAERAKLEAAAIAMGELIVPGTLGILTDVAGLLVILVTTIPQMRDLGVFGAFWVAAIVVTVEILHPILICFLPAPKESRHYTPAVMRRLVGLLGDLVTHPVGRWAVVGAFVAIFLGSAAAVAAWSTIGEAKPGIPLFWPNHPFNQAIAKIGEKFGGADNLTIYAEADRDDGVEDHDVLVNMQSLERKLKRETGAVAVVSPVQIVRVANRQFRNGEPKQEMIPDGAAARAFLIFIRLNSSPGALSSIINVNGRVAQLTAFYPDHKGPTIRRAIETAEKFIADNPMGAIQIRLDEHHAAPGAPPWDRERVTDFFYYMIGPLLPARAHTLKVLRQQDHEYVPFEVKTVAKDGLPPWIDDFRQRSVDKYAKEKQHVKPGHSFVWPARLANWDPKAVDQWFENDELRIRAVSVNTQDLIVDDQKSKGAAPTYQPTQTWTRGVQFILAGGALGTLAAVNDEVERGHLANISLILFVIFVLHSVTYRSAVSGGIIFLQLATATLLSLAYMAVRGVGLNINTLPVQAVGVGVGVDYAIYIVDRIRQEMAVRKDLDEAIRTAVRTTGMAVTFTGTTVVGGIGFWVFSNLRFQAEMAQLLIVLMAINMLAAVTLVPALYSILRPGVASSLLRRDEAEDQAGAEADAAG, encoded by the coding sequence ATGAGCGAGCGCGCGACCACCCGTTTCGGCCACTTCGTGGTGCGGCGGCGCGTGCCGATCGCGTTCCTGCTGATCCTGTCGACGGGCTTCTTCTTCTATCCGATCGCGAACGCCATCTTCAGCGCGGCGGGTCACCCGCTGCCGGGACCCAAGGTGCGCGTGGGCAGCGACGCGCGCGCACAGCTCCCCGATCACCCCTTCATCCACGCGCAGGCCAAGTTCGCGGGTGACTTCGGCAACGCCACGCCGGTCGCGATCCTGTACACCGTCGACGAGGGCACGATCTACACGCCCGAGAACCTGGCGAAGATCGACGCCATCACGAAGTCACTCGACGGCTGGGACTACGACCCGCGTGCCGACGAGCGCAAGGCCGAGAAGCAGCGCCTCGACCAGGAGGGCAAGAAGAGCAAGGCCGAGATCGCCGCCGAGCTCGACCGGCGCTTCCCGCCCTATCCGGTGAATCACGACACGGTGCGCTCGATCACGCACCTGTCGACGCGCATCATCGAGTACGAGAAAGACGGCACGCTCAACGCCAATCTCCTGATGGAGAACCCGCCCGACACCCAGAAAGAGGCGGACGAGATCCACCGCAAGGCGAACGAGCTCATGCCCGACGAGGCGCGCCGGCTCCTGGTATCTCCCGACGAGAAGGCCGCGCTGATCACCGCGGGCTTCGTGACCGACCGGCTGTCGAGCCTCGAGGTCTACCGCGCGGTGTTCGACCATCTCATGGCGCTGCAGAAGCGCGAGGCCGACGACAAGCACCACGTGTACATCACCGGCGCGCCGCTCGCGGTCGGATATCTCCTGGCTCACTCGCGCGAGATCGGTCTGTCGGTGGTGGCCGCGGTGTTCGCGATCTTCGCGCTGCTCTGGGCCTACTTCCGGCGCTGGCACGGCGTGCTGATTCCGATGGTGGCGGCCTTCGCGACCGTGATCTGGGGCACCGGGTTCACCGGCTGGGCGGGGATCGCGTTCGATCCGCTGGTGCTCGTGATTCCCATGCTGATCACCGCGCGCGCGGTGTCTCACACCGTGCAGATGGCGGAGCGCTTCTTCGAAGACTACGAGCGGCTCTTCCCGATCTACGGCGACGCGGAGCGCGCCAAGCTCGAGGCCGCGGCGATCGCGATGGGCGAGCTGATCGTGCCCGGCACGCTGGGCATCCTGACCGACGTGGCCGGGCTGCTCGTGATCCTGGTGACCACGATCCCGCAGATGCGCGACCTGGGCGTGTTCGGCGCGTTCTGGGTCGCGGCGATCGTGGTGACGGTCGAGATCCTGCACCCGATCCTGATCTGCTTCCTGCCCGCGCCCAAGGAGTCCAGGCACTACACGCCAGCCGTGATGCGGCGCCTGGTCGGGCTGCTGGGTGACCTGGTGACTCACCCGGTCGGACGCTGGGCGGTGGTGGGCGCGTTCGTGGCCATCTTCCTGGGCTCGGCCGCGGCCGTGGCCGCCTGGTCGACGATCGGCGAGGCCAAGCCGGGCATCCCGCTGTTCTGGCCCAATCACCCCTTCAACCAGGCGATCGCGAAGATCGGCGAGAAATTCGGCGGCGCCGACAACCTGACCATCTATGCGGAGGCCGACCGCGACGACGGCGTCGAAGACCACGACGTGCTGGTCAACATGCAGTCACTCGAGCGCAAGCTGAAGCGCGAGACCGGTGCGGTCGCGGTGGTGTCTCCGGTGCAGATCGTGCGCGTGGCCAACCGCCAGTTCCGCAACGGCGAGCCCAAGCAGGAGATGATCCCCGACGGCGCGGCCGCGCGCGCGTTCCTGATCTTCATCCGGCTGAACAGCTCGCCGGGCGCGCTGTCTTCGATCATCAACGTCAACGGCCGCGTCGCGCAGCTCACCGCGTTCTATCCCGACCACAAGGGGCCGACCATCCGCCGGGCGATCGAGACCGCCGAGAAGTTCATCGCCGACAACCCGATGGGCGCGATCCAGATCCGGCTCGACGAGCACCACGCGGCGCCGGGCGCGCCGCCCTGGGACCGCGAGCGAGTCACCGACTTCTTCTACTACATGATCGGACCGCTCCTGCCCGCGCGCGCGCACACGCTGAAGGTGCTGCGCCAGCAGGACCACGAGTACGTGCCGTTCGAGGTGAAGACCGTCGCGAAAGACGGCTTGCCGCCGTGGATCGACGACTTCCGCCAGCGCTCCGTCGACAAGTACGCCAAGGAGAAGCAGCACGTGAAGCCGGGTCACTCGTTCGTGTGGCCCGCGCGCCTGGCCAACTGGGACCCCAAGGCCGTGGACCAGTGGTTCGAGAACGACGAGCTGCGCATCCGCGCGGTGTCGGTGAACACGCAGGACCTGATCGTCGACGACCAGAAGTCGAAGGGCGCAGCGCCGACCTACCAGCCCACCCAGACCTGGACGCGCGGCGTGCAGTTCATCCTGGCGGGCGGCGCGCTCGGCACGCTCGCGGCCGTGAACGACGAGGTCGAACGCGGTCACCTGGCGAACATCTCGCTGATCCTGTTCGTGATCTTCGTGCTGCACTCGGTGACTTACCGCTCCGCGGTGAGCGGCGGAATCATCTTCCTGCAGCTCGCCACGGCGACGCTCCTGTCACTCGCCTACATGGCTGTGCGCGGGGTCGGGCTCAACATCAACACGCTGCCCGTGCAGGCCGTGGGCGTGGGCGTCGGCGTCGACTACGCGATCTACATCGTCGACCGGATCCGCCAGGAGATGGCGGTGCGCAAGGACCTCGACGAGGCGATCCGCACCGCGGTGCGCACGACCGGCATGGCAGTCACTTTCACCGGTACGACCGTGGTCGGCGGGATCGGCTTCTGGGTGTTCTCGAACCTGCGCTTCCAGGCCGAGATGGCGCAGCTCTTGATCGTGCTGATGGCGATCAACATGCTCGCCGCGGTGACTCTGGTGCCGGCGCTGTACTCGATCCTGCGCCCGGGCGTGGCGAGCTCGCTGTTGCGGCGCGACGAGGCCGAGGACCAGGCCGGCGCCGAGGCCGACGCCGCCGGCTGA
- a CDS encoding enoyl-CoA hydratase-related protein: MADELLYAKDGPIATLTLNRPERMNAISGPMLSALAQRLVEANEDRDVRVVIITGAGRGFCAGLDLGDASSGGGIGGGGPMPATLDLRSAPPTVLHSLDKPVIAALNGGAAGYGMDLALGCDIRIAARRAKLAAAFTKRGVLPESGGTWLLPRLVGWSKAAEIIFTGRTLDSQQCLELGLVSQVVDDDALPAAARALANEIAANAPLAVQGAKRMMRMALSEPFDAHVHHVYLQLLPLFQSADFKEGVRSFLEKRDPKFQGR, encoded by the coding sequence ATGGCCGACGAGCTCTTGTACGCCAAGGACGGGCCGATCGCGACGCTCACGCTGAACCGGCCCGAGCGCATGAACGCCATCTCGGGGCCGATGCTCTCCGCGCTGGCCCAGAGACTCGTCGAGGCGAACGAAGACCGCGACGTGCGCGTGGTGATCATCACGGGCGCGGGGCGCGGCTTCTGCGCGGGGCTCGACCTGGGCGACGCCTCGAGCGGCGGCGGAATCGGCGGCGGCGGTCCGATGCCGGCCACGCTCGACCTGCGCAGCGCTCCACCGACGGTGCTCCACTCACTCGACAAGCCGGTGATCGCCGCGCTGAACGGCGGCGCGGCCGGCTACGGCATGGACCTCGCGCTGGGCTGCGACATCCGCATCGCCGCGCGGCGCGCGAAGCTGGCGGCCGCGTTCACCAAGCGCGGCGTGCTGCCCGAGTCGGGCGGAACGTGGCTGCTGCCGCGGCTCGTCGGCTGGTCGAAGGCGGCCGAGATCATCTTCACCGGGCGCACGCTCGACTCACAGCAGTGTCTCGAGCTCGGCCTCGTGAGTCAGGTGGTCGACGACGACGCGCTGCCCGCCGCGGCGCGCGCGCTCGCCAACGAGATCGCCGCGAACGCCCCGCTCGCGGTCCAGGGCGCCAAACGCATGATGCGGATGGCGCTGTCCGAGCCGTTCGACGCGCACGTGCACCACGTCTACCTGCAGCTGCTCCCGTTGTTCCAGAGCGCCGACTTCAAGGAAGGCGTCCGGAGCTTCCTGGAGAAGCGCGACCCCAAGTTCCAGGGCCGCTGA
- a CDS encoding PA0069 family radical SAM protein, giving the protein MARYREPIRGRGTPAAPANRFESAALEPDAETGFDDELTPDPRTQFLRDASRSAIARNQSPDVGFDVGINPYRGCEHGCIYCLAPETPVLHADLTWRPLGEVRPGDSLVGFDEHCKPRSTRKLRAATVLGVWWSRKESTRLVTRGAELVTTAEHRWLQARNFRWWRTSQLAPGRSLRRVPVESQCEIDDDYRAGYIAGLSAAETPRPQAAFWRVSLAEAGALARVAEYLKAFGLPVVVGPSRVEVRSLCALGSIDKLVHVDRASASYRRGFLAGSFDAGARPESEAFERARRWAQSLGLRIEARSNAERMRFFAACRPADRRKLEAVFGHEPAWEPEPIEALEPGGVRDVVDIQTSTGTFFAAGLATHNCYARPTHEYLGFSAGLDFETKIVVKHDLPELLRAHLARPSWKPQVIALSGVTDCYQPVEQRLRLTRRCLQVLAEFRNPCSVITKSRLVARDADVLQELARHQAVSVTVSLTSLDPELARKMEPRAAQPRARLAAIEALARSGVPVGVNLAPIVPGLTDHEIPALVAAAAAAGARWAGWQIVRLPYSVKDLFAAWLADHFPDRRDKVLHRIESMRQGKLNDSRFGIRHRGVGVFAEQIAEWVSLARKRHGIPAHGPELSTAAFRRPGGAQLDLL; this is encoded by the coding sequence ATGGCTCGCTACCGAGAGCCGATCCGAGGCCGAGGCACCCCCGCCGCCCCTGCGAACCGCTTCGAGAGCGCTGCGCTCGAGCCGGACGCGGAGACCGGCTTCGACGACGAGCTCACCCCCGATCCACGCACGCAGTTCCTGCGCGACGCCTCGCGCTCGGCCATCGCTCGCAACCAGAGTCCCGACGTGGGCTTCGACGTCGGCATCAACCCGTACCGCGGCTGCGAGCACGGCTGCATCTACTGTCTCGCGCCCGAGACACCGGTGTTGCACGCCGACCTGACCTGGCGGCCGCTGGGCGAAGTGCGCCCGGGCGACTCACTCGTGGGCTTCGACGAGCACTGCAAGCCGCGCAGCACGCGCAAGCTGCGCGCCGCCACCGTGCTGGGCGTGTGGTGGTCGCGCAAGGAAAGCACGCGGCTCGTGACTCGCGGCGCCGAGCTCGTCACGACCGCCGAGCACCGCTGGCTGCAGGCGCGCAACTTCCGCTGGTGGCGCACGAGCCAGCTCGCGCCGGGCCGGTCGCTGCGGCGCGTGCCGGTGGAGTCGCAGTGCGAGATCGACGACGACTACCGGGCAGGATACATCGCGGGCCTGTCCGCGGCCGAGACACCGCGGCCGCAGGCGGCGTTCTGGCGCGTCAGCCTGGCCGAGGCCGGGGCGCTCGCGCGCGTGGCCGAGTATCTGAAGGCCTTCGGGCTGCCCGTGGTGGTCGGGCCTTCCCGGGTCGAGGTCCGCTCGCTGTGCGCGCTGGGCTCGATCGACAAGCTCGTGCACGTCGATCGCGCGAGCGCCAGCTACCGGCGCGGCTTCCTCGCCGGCAGCTTCGATGCCGGCGCGCGGCCCGAGAGCGAGGCCTTCGAGCGGGCGCGCCGCTGGGCGCAGTCACTCGGGCTCCGGATCGAGGCGCGGTCCAACGCCGAGCGCATGCGTTTCTTCGCCGCGTGCCGGCCCGCCGACCGGCGCAAGCTCGAGGCCGTGTTCGGGCACGAGCCCGCCTGGGAGCCCGAGCCGATCGAGGCGCTCGAGCCGGGCGGCGTGCGCGACGTGGTCGACATCCAGACCTCGACGGGCACGTTCTTCGCTGCGGGGCTGGCCACGCACAACTGCTACGCGCGGCCCACGCACGAGTATCTCGGATTCTCGGCCGGGCTCGACTTCGAGACCAAGATCGTCGTGAAGCACGACCTGCCCGAGCTGCTGCGCGCGCACCTGGCGCGGCCGAGCTGGAAGCCGCAAGTGATCGCCCTGTCGGGAGTGACCGACTGCTACCAGCCGGTCGAGCAGCGGCTGCGGCTCACTCGGCGCTGCCTGCAGGTGCTGGCCGAGTTCCGCAACCCGTGCTCGGTGATCACCAAGAGCCGGCTGGTGGCGCGCGACGCCGACGTGCTGCAGGAACTCGCGCGACACCAGGCGGTGTCGGTCACGGTCTCGCTCACCAGTCTCGACCCCGAGCTGGCGCGCAAGATGGAGCCGCGGGCGGCGCAGCCGCGCGCGCGGCTCGCCGCGATCGAGGCGCTGGCGCGCTCGGGCGTGCCCGTGGGCGTGAACCTCGCCCCGATCGTGCCGGGACTCACCGACCACGAGATCCCGGCGCTGGTCGCGGCGGCTGCCGCGGCGGGCGCGCGCTGGGCGGGCTGGCAGATCGTGCGCCTGCCCTACTCCGTGAAGGACCTGTTCGCGGCCTGGCTCGCCGACCACTTCCCCGACCGGCGCGACAAGGTGTTGCACCGCATCGAGTCCATGCGCCAAGGGAAGCTCAACGACTCCCGCTTCGGCATCCGCCACCGGGGCGTCGGCGTCTTCGCCGAGCAGATCGCCGAGTGGGTGTCACTGGCGCGCAAGCGCCACGGCATTCCGGCGCACGGGCCGGAGCTCTCGACCGCCGCCTTCCGCCGGCCGGGCGGCGCGCAGCTCGACCTGCTCTGA
- a CDS encoding acyl-CoA dehydrogenase family protein has product MNPAVRCDEEHALLRTEARRWLDERFPIARVRALAETDSGEDPADWRELAALGWLGLCVPEKHGGAGLGAVHLAVLLEETGRRLLPCPLLSSTLAALVLVQSGSEEQRARWLPPLVSGESRFALATEPRHVWGAALADRLVARVGEDFAVLDARATGVEPEVVLDRTRRAGRLGRVSAGPGEKLPASAGEALARLTPWACLALAAEMAGGADALLTLTSAYTATREQFGKPIGSFQAVKHPLVNVLIGVEGLRSLVYAAATALDAGDPDAETLARMAKAKACDVYVFAASRAVQLHGGFGFTLDCDAHLYLKRAQTTRPTFGDAMHQRRWLAEKLLGPAP; this is encoded by the coding sequence ATGAACCCGGCGGTGCGCTGCGACGAAGAGCACGCGCTGCTGCGCACCGAGGCGCGGCGCTGGCTCGACGAGCGCTTCCCGATCGCGCGCGTGCGGGCGCTGGCGGAGACTGACTCGGGCGAGGACCCGGCGGACTGGCGGGAGCTCGCGGCGCTGGGCTGGCTGGGCCTGTGCGTGCCCGAGAAGCACGGCGGCGCGGGGCTGGGCGCAGTGCACCTGGCCGTGCTGCTCGAGGAGACCGGCCGGCGGCTCCTGCCCTGCCCGCTCTTGTCGTCGACGCTCGCGGCGCTCGTGCTCGTGCAGAGCGGATCCGAGGAGCAGAGAGCGCGCTGGCTGCCGCCCCTGGTGTCCGGTGAGTCGCGCTTCGCACTGGCCACCGAGCCTCGCCACGTGTGGGGCGCAGCGCTCGCGGACCGGCTGGTGGCGCGGGTGGGCGAGGACTTCGCAGTCTTGGACGCACGCGCGACGGGCGTCGAGCCGGAAGTCGTGCTCGATCGGACGCGCCGCGCCGGCCGCCTGGGGCGCGTCAGTGCCGGACCGGGCGAGAAGCTGCCCGCGAGCGCGGGCGAAGCGCTCGCGCGACTCACTCCATGGGCCTGTCTCGCGCTCGCCGCGGAGATGGCGGGCGGCGCCGATGCCCTGCTCACCCTGACTTCGGCCTACACCGCCACGCGCGAGCAGTTCGGCAAGCCGATCGGCTCGTTCCAGGCGGTGAAGCACCCGCTCGTGAACGTGCTGATCGGCGTGGAGGGCCTGCGCTCGCTCGTGTACGCGGCGGCCACGGCGCTCGACGCGGGCGACCCCGACGCCGAGACGCTCGCGCGCATGGCCAAGGCCAAGGCCTGCGACGTGTACGTGTTCGCGGCCTCGCGCGCCGTGCAGCTGCACGGCGGCTTCGGCTTCACGCTCGACTGCGACGCGCACCTGTATCTGAAGCGCGCGCAGACCACGCGCCCGACCTTCGGCGACGCCATGCACCAGCGTCGCTGGCTCGCCGAGAAACTGCTGGGCCCAGCGCCCTAG
- a CDS encoding LLM class F420-dependent oxidoreductase, which translates to MKLGLQLGYWQAQPPTNHVQLAQEAERLGFDSVWTAEAWGSDAFTPLAWIGAHTSRIKLATGIVQISARTPASTAMHALTLDHLSKGRVILGLGVSGPQVVEGWYGQPFDKPLARTREYVSIVRQVLRRESPVTNAGKHYPLPYTGAGAWGLGKPLRSIVHPLRADLPIYLGAEGPKNVALAAEICDGWLPLYYSPFRPEVYAQSLAKAKPGFEVVQGLLVNVTDDVSAGLAPVKAMLGFYIGGMGAKQHNFHKELMGRMGYEAEADRIQELFFENKRGEAIAAVPDAFADEISLVGPIERIRDRLSAWKGTPVTTLLMSSHDPQVMRKMAELVL; encoded by the coding sequence ATGAAGCTCGGACTCCAGCTCGGCTACTGGCAGGCGCAGCCTCCGACGAATCACGTGCAGCTCGCGCAAGAAGCGGAGCGCCTGGGCTTCGATTCGGTCTGGACGGCCGAGGCGTGGGGCTCCGACGCGTTCACGCCGCTGGCCTGGATCGGGGCGCACACCTCGCGCATCAAGCTCGCGACCGGGATCGTGCAGATCTCGGCGCGCACGCCGGCCTCGACCGCCATGCACGCACTCACTCTCGACCACCTGTCGAAGGGCCGGGTGATCCTGGGGCTGGGTGTTTCGGGGCCGCAGGTCGTCGAGGGCTGGTACGGCCAGCCGTTCGACAAGCCGCTGGCGCGCACGCGCGAGTATGTCTCGATCGTGCGCCAGGTGCTGCGCCGCGAGTCACCCGTGACCAACGCGGGCAAGCACTACCCGCTGCCCTACACCGGCGCCGGCGCGTGGGGCTTGGGCAAGCCGCTGCGCTCGATCGTCCACCCGCTGCGCGCCGACCTGCCGATCTACCTGGGCGCCGAGGGCCCGAAGAACGTGGCGCTCGCGGCCGAGATCTGCGACGGCTGGCTGCCGCTCTACTACTCGCCGTTCCGGCCCGAGGTCTACGCCCAGTCACTCGCGAAGGCAAAGCCCGGCTTCGAGGTCGTGCAGGGGCTCCTGGTCAACGTCACCGACGACGTCTCGGCGGGTCTCGCGCCCGTGAAGGCGATGCTGGGCTTCTACATCGGGGGCATGGGCGCGAAGCAGCACAACTTCCACAAAGAGCTCATGGGCCGCATGGGCTACGAGGCCGAGGCGGACCGCATCCAGGAGCTGTTCTTCGAGAACAAGCGCGGCGAGGCGATCGCCGCGGTGCCGGACGCCTTCGCCGACGAGATCTCGCTGGTCGGGCCGATCGAGCGCATCCGCGACCGGCTCAGCGCCTGGAAGGGCACGCCGGTCACGACCCTCCTGATGTCCTCGCACGACCCGCAAGTCATGCGAAAGATGGCGGAGCTGGTGTTGTAG
- a CDS encoding Zn-dependent alcohol dehydrogenase, translating to MKAAVMRAFKQPLTIEDIDISRPGPREVLVHTVATGVCHSDLHVSDAALPVPPPLVLGHEPAGIVEAVGELVTHVKPGDHVIGCLSAFCGNCEYCLSGRPNMCGGAATMRPREAPPRLSKDGATINQFAHLSSFAEKMLVHENAVVKIRNDMPLDRAALIGCGVTTGVGAALNTAQVRAGTTCVVIGCGGVGLAAIQGCRIAGAARIIAVDTMPWKLELAKTLGATDGVNAKDNDAVAGVQSLLGGGADYAFECIGTKQTCAQALAMVKKGGTAIWVGVVPIGQTVDVPALDVVISGKKILGSMMGDNRFRVDMPRYVDFYLSGQLKLDEMISARLKLDQVNHAFEEMRKGTAARSVIVFDA from the coding sequence ATGAAAGCTGCCGTGATGCGCGCCTTCAAACAGCCCCTGACGATCGAGGACATCGACATCAGCCGGCCGGGACCGCGCGAAGTGCTGGTGCACACCGTCGCCACAGGGGTGTGCCACAGCGACCTGCACGTGAGTGACGCGGCGCTGCCCGTGCCGCCGCCGCTCGTGCTCGGTCACGAGCCCGCGGGCATCGTCGAGGCCGTGGGCGAGCTCGTGACCCACGTGAAGCCCGGCGACCACGTGATCGGCTGTCTGTCCGCGTTCTGCGGCAACTGCGAGTACTGCCTCTCGGGCCGGCCCAACATGTGCGGCGGCGCCGCGACCATGCGCCCGCGCGAGGCGCCGCCCCGGCTGTCGAAGGACGGCGCCACGATCAACCAGTTCGCGCACCTGTCGTCGTTCGCCGAGAAGATGTTGGTGCACGAGAACGCCGTGGTGAAGATCCGCAACGACATGCCGCTCGACCGGGCGGCCTTGATTGGCTGCGGAGTCACGACCGGCGTCGGCGCGGCGCTGAACACCGCCCAGGTGCGCGCCGGCACCACCTGCGTGGTGATCGGCTGCGGCGGCGTGGGCCTCGCGGCGATCCAGGGCTGCCGGATCGCGGGCGCGGCGCGCATCATCGCGGTCGACACCATGCCCTGGAAGCTCGAGCTGGCCAAGACGCTCGGCGCGACCGACGGCGTGAACGCGAAGGACAACGACGCCGTCGCGGGCGTCCAGTCACTCCTGGGCGGGGGTGCCGACTACGCCTTCGAGTGCATCGGCACCAAGCAGACCTGCGCGCAGGCCCTCGCCATGGTGAAGAAGGGCGGCACGGCGATCTGGGTCGGCGTGGTGCCGATCGGCCAGACCGTCGACGTGCCCGCGCTCGACGTCGTGATCAGCGGCAAGAAGATCCTGGGCTCGATGATGGGCGACAACCGCTTCCGCGTGGACATGCCGCGCTACGTCGACTTCTATCTCTCGGGCCAGCTCAAGCTCGACGAGATGATCTCGGCGCGGCTCAAGCTCGACCAGGTGAATCACGCCTTCGAGGAGATGCGCAAAGGCACCGCGGCCCGCAGCGTGATCGTCTTCGACGCCTGA